Below is a genomic region from Trichoderma asperellum chromosome 2, complete sequence.
CTTTTTGGTTAATGCAAAGAGCATCTACCCACAGTACCCGTTGGTTAACAGGACTTCTCAGCTTTCTCAGAGCAGCATCTAGATTTCGCCCCACAGGCATTATCGCCCCGCAGCAAATAATATCCGTTGAGTTTGCATGGTCTCCCCAGACATAGGAGAGGGCTTCGAACTTTGGTTTGCGGCGGAGATCATGCTGTTGCAGATGACATCGAATAATCTCTTCTCCTAAGCCCGGTTCCAGGATTAGAAGCCGCAATGTTGGAGCTTTGAATTTATGAAGGCCCGCAATCTCAATCAAGTATTCAGGCAGCCCATGTTCTTTTGCGACTTGCTGCGAAAAATCCTGTGAAATCCTTTGTTGTGCATCAACTGAGGGGTGCTGGAACGTACGGCAGATTCCTGGGATGTCATACAATTCCCGTCGGTCTTCCACGGTCTCTTCAAGTTTGGAGTATATGGTAGAAGacatttctttaataatttagatTATCGATTCAATGATCTCTTATAGAAATATCTGACTTGAAGCCGCTGCCAGACTTGGCCTTAAAGTCGGGACGTGAGCTGCAGCTATTTTAACCTCAGCCGAGGGGGGGCCTAAGCATAGCCTCAGTCAGCTGCCAGAAGCAAGGTCATCTAACTTGATATAGTTAAACTTAGGGTACTTCACATGATTCAAATATATATGTTGCAAAACTAGATTTCACTTGCCAAAACTCTTTGCTATTCTAGCAACTGCCAAGTGCTATAAGGTTCctttgcttataattatagtataatttaataaaaagtaaactacTATACTTAAcgaatatttataaaaagcttatacaGAAAGCAATTgcagctttataataaataaaaaaacattattaGTAACCAAAgggttaaaagtaattaaattttaatataaaaagtatataaagtattgTCGCCTTCCCTGCCGAGTTTGGACCCACTGAGCTAGTGACTAACCTACAGTACAGAGGCCGTTGTGGAACGACACCTCCCTCGTTGTGCAACATAAATACAACACCATCTAGCATAGCATTAGCTCAAAGACCCTCACATTTATATCTATTACCCGCCAGCGGGATGTGTAGAGGTTGAGTGCACTTATAGACTAGAATTTGATCTG
It encodes:
- a CDS encoding uncharacterized protein (EggNog:ENOG41); this translates as MSSTIYSKLEETVEDRRELYDIPGICRTFQHPSVDAQQRISQDFSQQVAKEHGLPEYLIEIAGLHKFKAPTLRLLILEPGLGEEIIRCHLQQHDLRRKPKFEALSYVWGDHANSTDIICCGAIMPVGRNLDAALRKLRSPVNQRVLWVDALCINQKDPVEQASQVKMMDYIYSRAEQVLVWLGEEREEDSLAFEAIEKTVVFMNALWHDGNMNESIKKIINNPALPPNAWQHIGTLFLRSYFKRLWLSKK